In Calliopsis andreniformis isolate RMS-2024a chromosome 6, iyCalAndr_principal, whole genome shotgun sequence, a single genomic region encodes these proteins:
- the LOC143180085 gene encoding mitochondrial import inner membrane translocase subunit Tim8 B-like: protein MLTKFPNRITQINTYATIRSFLSTRIITITSTFYEIFLIFNLKVESSPLISSINVIETFSLNHPFLLTSLTKITDVQKVSDHRFLAFSEHESWNKELVYKITDICWEICVDSPSFRLGTKVEQCLKNCVERFIDTTNFITSRLKRIL, encoded by the exons ATGTTAACAAAA TTTCCAAATAG AATAACACAAATTAATACTTACGCGACGATAAGATCTTTCTTATCGACT CGTATAATCACAATTACATCTACTTTCTATGAAATATTCCTAATATTCAACCTAAAAGTAGAAAGTTCACCGTTAATCTCAAGTATTAACGTTATCGAAACTTTCTCATTGAACCATCCTTTCCTGTTGACTTCTCTGACAAAAATAACCGATGTGCAAAAAGTTTCTGACCACCGCTTTTTGGCCTTTAGCGAACATGAAAGTTGGAATAAG gAATTGGTATACAAAATAACTGATATTTGTTGGGAAATCTGTGTTGACAGTCCTTCCTTTCGTTTGGGTACAAAGGTTGAGCAGTGTCTTAAGAACTGCGTAGAGAGATTCATAGACACAACAAATTTTATTACAAGCAGATTGAAACGTATTTTATAA
- the LOC143180278 gene encoding ADP-ribose pyrophosphatase, mitochondrial, whose amino-acid sequence MRFSFSKMMHHKCRQGFYPSSNVKRFEVPENKVPWNIEYPEYKPVKYTAPVLKGKPWADPDIREASFKPNWNSIDENVNRKSFMGNYIINEDGYPLNPVGRTGIVGRGLLGRWGPNHAADPIVTRWKRDATGELEIDKNTNKPVLEFVAIERRDSGEWAIPGGMVDPGETVSATLKREFMEEAMNSLGKDKGEREELERSIRGFFENGEEIYKGYVDDPRNTDNAWMETVVLNFHDENGSIVGRIALTAGDDARNVKWMIVNRKLNLYANHSEFIKKTVEKRNAHW is encoded by the exons ATGCGTTTTTCATTTAGCAAAATGATGCACCACAAATGTAGGCAAGGTTTCTATCCTTCCAGTAATGTGAAGCGATTCGAAGTACCTGAAAACAAAGTACCATGGAATATCGAATACCCTGAATATAAACCGGTCAAATACACCGCCCCAGTACTTAAAGGGAAACCTTGGGCAGATCCGGATATCCGTGAAGCTTCATTCAAACCAAATTGGAATTCTATCGATG AAAATGTAAATCGCAAGAGTTTCATGGGTAATTACATTATAAACGAGGATGGTTATCCTTTGAACCCTGTTGGTCGAACTGGCATCGTCGGCCGTGGCCTTTTGGGACGATGGGGACCAAACCACGCGGCAGATCCCATCGTGACACGTTGGAAACGAGACGCTACGGGGGAGTTGGAAAtagataaaaatacaaataaaccaGTCCTAGAGTTCGTCGCGATAGAAAGACGAGACTCGGGGGAATGGGCCATACCTGGTGGTATGGTCGACCCGGGTGAGACTGTCTCGGCAACTCTGAAAAGAGAGTTCATGGAAGAAGCTATGAACTCTCTGGGAAAAGATAAGGGAGAAAGAGAGGAACTGGAAAGATCCATAAGGGGATTCTTTGAAAATGGGGAGGAGATCTATAAAGGATACGTGGATGATCCTAGAAACACGGATAACGCTTGGATGGAAACTGTAGTGTTAAATTTTCATGACGAAAATGGTAGCATAGTGGGACGGATAGCGTTAACTGCTGGCGATGATGCACGTAATGTTAAATGGATGATCGTTAATAGAAAGTTGAATTTGTATGCTAATCATAGCGAGTTTATAAAGAAAACGGTGGAGAAACGTAATGCTCATTGGTAA
- the LOC143180279 gene encoding uncharacterized protein LOC143180279: MIAEYCDFVRRWRGNIVTSKEIGGPEGTGGSVKDALFSRETSLRADSRATSPSASDLLVLLFLLFLDCQNVEAFSLAPRLAFLHTVGPRAITYILGSLFHAFLENTET; encoded by the coding sequence ATGATTGCAGAGTATTGTGACTTCGTTAGGAGATGGAGGGGAAATATCGTGACGTCAAAAGAGATCGGAGGACCAGAAGGAACGGGAGGATCGGTGAAGGACGCTCTTTTCAGCCGAGAGACCAGCCTTCGAGCGGACTCACGTGCAACTTCCCCTTCCGCCTCTGACCTCCTCGTCCtccttttccttctttttctcgATTGTCAGAACGTCGAAGCTTTCTCTCTTGCTCCTCGGCTCGCCTTTCTGCACACGGTCGGTCCTCGAGCCATTACTTACATACTTGGGTCCCTCTTTCACGCCTTCCTGGAAAACACGGAGACATAA
- the LOC143180276 gene encoding uncharacterized protein LOC143180276, translating into MWKYVTRGIRETLERRACRTNVYSQTSQDSNAKNEVKTNLTCNHKFLAPSFSAFNKQFCGSTKTGGAKDKEYDSKWNTKYTWSEAVGWSGVLAIGWVMCQTLCLRRRFFEKEKSNSLRNKFYQLPEARISYLFGQVLNLRPKHILPVTNCVGNNNKQYAQDNTDTEWKADKPFGPITIEEALKEATDEFANIHKLAMGEYELRYGLTALEEKRYKDAMKHFSAGAKLSSAASMFNLGLCYELGLGTLIDQAKAAQYYYDAAQQGHADATYNLGVFHAQGKGGFSVDIDRARSYFVEAAKLGQSQAQHALDLEKRYQAKEKKHNIIYQDEHENTVKLMRNSKNVNNILKKLINYNTVLGTNLGVESLENSDYKQAGIETKNPTQIFLDILGLNEPNILPVSMRSNDCSVPC; encoded by the exons ATGTGGAAATATGTGACTCGTGGTATTCGCGAAACTTTGGAACGCCGTGCATGCCGTACGAATGTTTATTCCCAAACTTCCCAAGATAGTAACGCAAAGAACGAGGTTAAAACCAATTTGACGTGCAACCACAAATTCCTTGCTCCGAGTTTCTCAGCTTTTAATAAACAATTCTGCGGATCAACAAAAACTGGCGGCGCCAAAGACAAGGAATACGATTCCAAATGGAATACGAAATACACCTGGTCGGAAGCCGTAGGATGG tCTGGTGTCTTGGCCATTGGATGGGTGATGTGCCAAACATTATGTCTCCGCAGAAGATTCTTTGAGAAGGAGAAGAGCAATTCTTTACGAAACAAATTTTACCAATTACCAGAAGCTCGTATTTCTTATTTATTTGGTCAAGTATTGAATTTAAGGCCAAAACACATCCTACCTGTTACTAATTgtgttggaaacaacaataagcaATATGCTCAAGACAATACAGACACAGAATGGAAAGCAGATAAACCATTTGGTCCAATCACCATTGAAGAG GCTCTCAAAGAAGCTACAGATGAATTTGCTAATATTCACAAATTAGCTATGGGCGAGTATGAActtcgttacggcctaacagcTTTAGAAGAAAAACGTTACAAAGATGCCATGAAACATTTTAGTGCTGGCGCTAAGCTATCATCTGCTGCTAGTATGTTCAATTTGGGTTTATGTTATGAATTAGGTCTTGGAACATTAATTGATCAAGCAAAG GCTGCACAGTATTACTATGATGCAGCACAGCAAGGTCACGCAGACGCTACATATAATTTAGGAGTTTTCCATGCTCAGGGAAAAGGTGGCTTTTCAGTAGATATAGATAGGGCACGTAGTTACTTCGTCGAAGCAGCAAAGCTAGGTCAGAGTCAAGCACAGCATGCATTAGATTTAGAAAAGCGTTATCAAGCCAAAGAGAAAAAACATAATATCATTTACCAAGATGAACATGAAAATACTGTGAAACTTATGCGAAATAGCAAGAATGTGAATAACATTCTTAAGAAACTGATTAATTATAATACTGTGTTAGGTACAAATTTAGGTGTAGAGAGCTTAGAAAATTCAGACTATAAGCAAGCTGGAATAGAAACTAAGAATCCAACTCAAATATTTTTAGATATTCTCGGTTTAAATGAGCCGAATATATTGCCTGTATCGATGAGGTCGAACGATTGTAGCGTGCCATGTTAA
- the Pex3 gene encoding peroxisomal biogenesis factor 3, with the protein MLSRIRGFVSRHRRKFIFGSIVLGSVIFIRYTQRKLREWQEKEIKEMLEKAKRRQYFECTEKTCSQMIMSVASTLRDAVIKVLDTESIVDKLRNGCTDKVACWNELKVLAITRSAVIIYSYAMLATLIRIQFNIMGGHIYKDLQNFNGTPTENVMQTKYMSLSSHFMRDGITKLSSLIKDKVAEITASISLKDELTLRDLEEIYWAITSSISADSSRDPVKNLAEYMLQPNYDEQQGSVVLKLINETLDLLESEEVQNLTQSNIRSGFSLLVDHISAFFTGPPTMENGKSPNGISVPGTSNQNHMSWREKNNSEMNHINSFVNINKVSMPMAKIIPIINGQVPDKPLPKDFQTDLLQRLITNNELKTLGANIYEAFSF; encoded by the coding sequence ATGTTATCGAGAATCCGTGGGTTTGTGAGCCGTCATAGACGAAAGTTTATATTTGGCAGCATTGTTCTTGGCAGTGTTATTTTCATTAGATATACACAGCGAAAACTTCGAGAATGGCAAGAGAAAGAGATAAAAGAAATGCTGGAAAAAGCGAAGAGGCGACAGTACTTTGAATGTACAGAAAAAACATGCAGTCAAATGATAATGTCTGTTGCATCAACTTTGAGAGATGCAGTAATAAAAGTTTTAGACACAGAAAGTATTGTGGACAAATTGAGAAATGGTTGTACCGATAAAGTTGCATGTTGGAATGAACTGAAAGTTTTAGCAATTACTAGATCAGCTGTAATAATATATTCATATGCAATGTTAGCTACATTGATAAGGATTCAGTTTAATATAATGGGTGGTCATATCTATAAGGACTTGCAGAATTTCAATGGTACACCTACAGAAAATGTTATGCAGACAAAATATATGTCACTCTCAAGTCATTTCATGCGTGATGGAATAACGAAATTGAGTTCACTTATAAAAGACAAAGTTGCAGAAATTACAGCTTCGATCTCCTTGAAAGATGAATTAACTTTAAGAGACTTAGAAGAGATATATTGGGCAATAACTTCGTCAATATCTGCAGACAGTTCAAGGGATCCAGTAAAAAACCTTGCAGAGTACATGCTGCAACCAAACTATGACGAGCAGCAAGGGTCTGTAGTATTGAAATTAATTAATGAGACTTTAGATCTGCTGGAAAGTGAAGAAGTACAGAATTTGACTCAAAGTAATATTAGAAGCGGATTTAGTTTATTAGTGGATCACATTTCTGCATTTTTCACTGGCCCTCCTACAATGGAAAATGGCAAAAGTCCAAATGGTATATCAGTACCAGGAACATCAAATCAAAATCACATGAGCTGGAGAGAAAAGAACAATTCAGAAATGAACCACATCAATTCGTTTGTTAATATCAATAAAGTGTCGATGCCTATGGCTAAAATAATTCCAATAATAAATGGGCAAGTGCCAGACAAACCATTGCCAAAAGATTTTCAAACAGATTTATTACAACGTTTAATAACAAATAACGAACTTAAAACACTTGGTGCAAATATTTATGAAGCATTTAGTTTTTAA